A part of Streptomyces sp. NBC_01497 genomic DNA contains:
- a CDS encoding DUF397 domain-containing protein translates to MRSVGLSVATWRKSSYSNQDGGACVEVRDDFAAVVPVRDSKDPRGPVLVFAVGRWSSFVDAVKGGGPRR, encoded by the coding sequence GTGCGATCCGTCGGTCTGAGCGTCGCGACTTGGCGCAAGAGCAGTTACAGCAACCAGGACGGGGGAGCCTGCGTCGAGGTCCGCGACGACTTCGCCGCCGTTGTCCCCGTGCGGGACAGCAAGGACCCGCGGGGTCCCGTTCTCGTGTTTGCCGTGGGCCGGTGGTCGTCGTTCGTCGACGCGGTGAAGGGCGGCGGACCGCGCCGCTGA
- a CDS encoding alpha/beta fold hydrolase, translating into MSAATTPSGGPTVVLVHGAFADAGSWAPVVERLLTAGVSVRAVVNPLRGLAADAAYVAGVIDQTPGPVLAVGHSYGGAVITNAVPMTKNVVGLVYVAAFAPDEGETLGDIVGGSKISELTPALQELKYPTGQGTETATELLIDPAKFLQVFTADLPQLQSDVLARSQRPIAAAAFGEKSGPAAWKSLPAWAAVGTGDKAIGSDAVHAMAQRAGADISEIDGSHVIMLSQPDAVTEVIQRALSSVG; encoded by the coding sequence CCGGCGGACCGACCGTCGTCCTCGTCCACGGCGCGTTCGCCGATGCCGGAAGCTGGGCGCCCGTCGTGGAACGCCTGCTGACGGCGGGAGTGTCCGTACGCGCCGTCGTCAATCCACTGCGCGGCCTCGCCGCCGACGCCGCCTACGTGGCCGGCGTGATCGACCAGACGCCCGGTCCCGTACTGGCCGTAGGACACTCGTACGGCGGCGCGGTCATCACCAACGCCGTCCCCATGACCAAGAACGTGGTCGGCCTCGTCTACGTCGCCGCCTTCGCCCCGGACGAGGGCGAGACCCTCGGCGACATCGTGGGCGGTTCGAAGATCAGCGAACTGACACCCGCACTCCAGGAACTGAAGTACCCGACGGGGCAGGGCACGGAGACCGCCACCGAACTCCTCATCGACCCCGCCAAGTTCCTTCAGGTCTTCACCGCGGATCTGCCCCAGCTCCAGTCGGACGTCCTGGCACGATCCCAACGGCCCATCGCCGCAGCCGCGTTCGGCGAGAAGAGCGGCCCCGCCGCGTGGAAGTCCCTGCCCGCGTGGGCCGCCGTCGGCACCGGTGACAAGGCCATCGGCAGCGACGCCGTCCACGCCATGGCCCAGCGCGCCGGCGCCGACATCAGCGAGATCGACGGCTCGCACGTCATCATGCTGTCCCAGCCGGACGCCGTCACCGAGGTGATCCAGCGGGCCCTGAGCAGCGTGGGCTGA